The sequence below is a genomic window from Ruminiclostridium josui JCM 17888.
TGATATCAAAATTTCTATGCAATCCTGATAACTTATAATAGACATATCTATTGTTCTTTCCCTTGATTCTTCAGCTGCTTCAATAGCGTTGTCAAGGAAAATACCAATGATTGCACACAGCTCAGAAACTTTTAATTCAGGGATTGAATTTACAACCCCTACAACTTGTAAATTGAATTTGATATTAGATTTTTTTGCTTTATCCAACTTAGAAGATATAATTGCAAAAAGGGCAACGTTTTCAATATTATAAATTGCAGTATTAATATTACTTACATTTCCAGATAATTCGGATACATAGTTTCTAGCTTCTTCATATTTGTTATTGCTAAGCATAAAATTTAGGGTAGAAAAATGATTATTATAATCATGCTTAAAATGTCTTAATTTTTGCAATGTGTCTTTGAGCGACTCGTTATAAAATTCCTGCTGCCGTTTTTCTTCTTTTAGTGCTTGCTCTTTTTGATGTTTACCATAACCAAACAGTACGAGTACATATAATATAACCAACACAATCAGTTCAAGTTGGAAGGCTTTCACATTAGGGGTTAGTCCATAAATCTGCCCGCTTACAATAATAATTATAAGTGTTACACAGAATAATATTGATACAGGATTCAAATTTTTGAGTTCCCGGAACAAAGCAGGTATGATGCAGATAATAAGCATTGAAATAATGTAAGTTGTTATGTTTGCGAAAAAATATAGGGTAATGCTTTCGCCTATGGTCTTAGTTGTTACTGTTAAGCCAAATAAATTTAATATTATTGGGGTTGCTAAATTGCCTAGACCAGTCGCTACCATTATGCTCAAAAACGATGCTACCGTTTTTGGCCAAGTTACTTTAAGTAAGTATTTAATCAATGCTATGCTTAAAATAAATATTAATATAGGCTTGATTATTTGAACCATACTTGATGTTCCAAATAATATCATCCAAATCGCTGTTATTACTCCGTTTCCAAGTCCGAAAGATAATAAGAAAATGACTATTTGTAGCTTTGATACTCTATGTCTAAAAACAACTTTCAAAAAGGCTAGTAGTAAAACTGCTGTTAACAAGGAAAAGAGCGTATTCATTAAGATATATTCTAACATAACGATAAGGGCCTCCATTCCCGGAAGTAATTCCGAAATTTAGGACCGATATCACATTCGACGCCACTGCGGAGGGTAATTATTGTATACTTTGAATTTATATGTTCAATCTTTTCAGTATTTATAATAATTGACTTATGACATTGCTGAAATCTTTCATCCCCGATACGATCTTTGAGTTCAGCAAGACCTTCGGATGTAAAATATGTATCTTTTACTGACGTAGCATCCTTATCTATATGTATACAGGTTTTATTACCTATACGGTCAATGAAATCAATATCATTTAGTGCTATAAAGCTTTTGCCATAATCTTCTCTATCACCAGTGTTACATTCTATACATATTACAGACCTTTTATATTTAAGCATTTCTTTGTTTAGATTTACTAAGGTAATTTCTAAGAAAGTCCAATTTGGTTTTTCGATAAACCAGTGAGCTTTAACTTCGTACGCTAATTGACTATAATTCAAACAGCCAGAAAAAAATATAATTTCTATATCCCGGTTATTTTCACGGATCTGTTTAGCTATATGCATACCATTTATATTGTCTTTGAGATTAATATCAATTATAGCAACATTGACTTTATTGTTTTGTACTACTTCTACAAATTTTCTATAGTCCCTTGTCGCTATTACTATTTCTCCATCGATTTTATGCTTTTTAAACAGATTTGTTATTCTTGTCTCATGCTCTACAAGTATATTCGCATCATCGTCTAAAATTGCTAAATATAACATAATATAACTACCTCCCATTAACTATATATTATATTAGCCGTATTTGATTAACAAATACGATTCCTAGCAATCCTGACCGATTATTACAAATTATTACTATATTGCTCAAAATATCTATAATAAACATATTTTCGTTGCTTGAAAATGGTATTTTGTTGTTTTTTTATGGAAATGAAAATAACATGGTATATAATATATACAAATAATACCATGAAAGGAGGATTAATACTTTAATTAGATTTTTCGTTATATTAAGTTCTGGGAGGCACTTAATATAGTAGTATTTTTAATATGGTTGAATTATATCACATAATGCCTGAATATAATGACAATTATATGCCAATTTACATACTTATACTATTGAAAAAGTAAAAAAGAGATTTTCATTGTTCAAATCAGTATTTTCAATGCCGTGGTAATAGCTAAACAAATTAGACGATAAAGGCAATTTGTAATTCAAGTATGATTGAGCCATATATATTTTGTAAGAAGGAGTGATATTAAATTATAATGTCTGCAGGAGGTAAAATTATGGATGGTCCTGATATACAATGTATATTAGAAAAATGCGAATTAAGAATCAATATGTGTTCTGAATATAAGGTGTTAGAAAAACAGATTGTCAGAGCAGAAACGGAAATTAAAAAACAATTAGATAATGAATTTTTGATTTTATTTAATAAGTTTAATGAAATGGTAAATCGGCAGGAGCTGATTTACATTGACAATTTAATTCAATGTATGAAAAAGTAAGCCGAAAGGCTTATTTTTTTATGAAAATAAACATTTATAAGTTATTTATAAGTTTTATTTAAAAAAATAAGCAGCCTTCAATTTCTGAAAGCCGCTTATTTACTATGGTCGGAATGACGTGACTTGAACACGCGACCTCTTGCACCCCAAGCAAGCACTCTAGCCAAACTGAGCTACATCCCGATAACGCGAAACTAATTATAGCACACTAAAATTAGAATGTAAAGACTAAACAATACATTTCAGGATTACTTGTTAAATGAAAAAGTAAATTCCACTTTTAAAAAGTTAGAGTAGAATTTAGTCTTACGTAAATTCCACTACTTCATGTATAATTAATTTTGGTTTCCCAATCCGCAGTGAAAGGAGTTAATTATGTCTAATTTAATACCAGGAAACCAAAAACATCTCACCCTTGATAATAGGATTTTTATTGAAAAATCTCTGGACAATAATATGCCATTTAAAGAAATTGCAAAATATTTATGCAAAGACCCTACTACTATTTCAAAGGAGGTCAAGAAGCACCGTGCTCTTACTCCTAGAAATAATTTTGTATCCCATAATCATTGTGTTCATCGTGGTAAATGTGGCCTTACAAATGTCTGCAAACGTACTGTTGCTTGTAAGAAGCAATGCAGAACATGTAATGCTTGTAATACCCATTGTGACCAGTTTAAAAATGAAATATGCAGTAAAGTATTAAAGGCTCCTTTTGTTTGTAACGGTTGTTCTAAAAAAGCTGGATGCAGGCTTGATAAATATTTCTACAAAGCAACTCAGGCTAATCGTCAATATAAGACTATCCTTGTTGAATCTAGAAATGGAATCAATATATCTGAAGATTCACTTAATCAGATGGATGCAATTGTCACACCTTTAATTTTGCAGGGGCAGACTCCGTACCAAATACTTAAAAATCATCCCGAAATAAAATGTTCTGAAAAAACAATTTATAATTATATTGCATCTGGTGTGTTATCTGTGAAAAACATTGATCTCCCCAGAAAAGTAAAGTATAAACCTCGCAAACAAGACAGACCAAAAGCCAAAGATACAGGGATTTTTGAAGGACGAACTTATAATGATTTCATGAAATATATGGAAGCCCATCCAGAGACGAATGTTGTTGAAATGGATACAGTAGTCGGTTGTGAGGGTAGCCGAAAAGTACTACTTACATTATTCTTTCGCAGCTGCAAATTGATGTTAATTTATCTATTGCCAGATAAGACAGCAACTTCTGTTAAAAAAACATTTGACCATCTGGAAGAAAAAATGTCTCCTATCGGCTTCTACAACACATTTCCAGTTATTTTAACAGACAGAGGTACGGAATTTTCAAACCCAGAAGGACTGGAATGTGGGATTGATAATACCATACGCACATCCATATTTTTTTGTGATCCTATGGCTTCGTGGCAAAAACCAGGTATAGAAAAGAACCACGAATATATACGTTCTGTTCTTCCCAAAGGCTCATCCTTTGATAAACTGACGCAATGGGATGTAACAAGACTTGCAAATCATATTAACAGTACAGCAAGAGCCAGTCTAAATGGTAGAACCCCATTAGAACTGGCTCAATTGCTACTGGAAAAACATGCATTAAATGCATTCGGACTAAAAGAGATATCCTGCGACGATATCATCCTAAAACCAAAACTGCTGAAATAGAAACACAAACCAAGAGTTAAAACTGCGGATAGAAACCTCAATATCAACTCTATTCCGAGTGGAATTTAGTTTTACAAAAAATCCTCCAGTCGGCTGTTTGCCATGCAATTTTTTCTTCAGAGCAATTTTCTGTATGCTTATTATACTATATTTCAGGCACAAAGAATATAGTTCAAAGACTTGATTTAGTGGAATTTACTCTTCATTGTGGAATTAAAATTTACAGTGGAATTTAACTTTTCAATTAACGAATTTAATACCAGGAAACCAAAAACATCTTACCCTAGATAATAGGATTTTTATTGAAAAATCTCTGGACAATAATATGCCATTTAAAGAAATTGCAAAATATTTATGCAAGGATCCTACTACTATTTCAAAGGAGGTCAAGAAGCACCGTGCTCTTACTCCTAGAAATAATTTTGTATCCCATAATCATTGTGTTCATCGTGGTAAATGTGGCCTTACAAATGTCTTCAAACGTACTGTTGCTTGTAAGAAGCAATGCAGAACATGTAATGCTTGTAATACCCATTGTGACCAGTTTAAAAATGAAATATGCAGTAAAGTATTAAAGGCTCCTTTTGTTTGTAACGGTTGTTCTAAAAAAGCTGGATGCAGGCTTGATAAATATTTCTACAAAGCAACTCAGGCTAATCGTCAATATAAGACTATCCTTGTTGAATCTAGAAATGGAATCAATATATCTGAAGATTCACTTAATCAGATGGATGCAATTGTCACACCTTTAATTTTGCAGGGGCAGACTCCGTACCAAATACTTAAAAATCATCCCGAAATAAAATGTTCTGAAAAAACAATTTATAATTATATTGCATCTGGTGTGTTATCTGTGAAAAACATTGATCTCCCCAGAAAAGTAAAGTATAAGCCTTGCAAACAAGACAGACCAAAAGCCAAAGATACAGGGATTTTTGAAGGACGAACTTATAATGATTTCATGAAATATATGGAAGCCCATCCAGAGACGAATGTTGTTGAAATGGATACAGTAGTCGGTTGTGAGGGTAGCCAAAAAGTACTACTTACATTATTCTTTCGCAGCTGCAAATTGATGTTAATTTATCTATTGCCAGATAAGACAGCAACTTCTGTTAAAAAACATTTGACCATCTGGAAGAAAAAATGTCTCCTATCGGCTTCTACAACACATTTCCAGTTATTTTAACAGACAGAGGTACGGAATTTTCAAACCCAGAAGGACTGGAATGTGGGATTGATAATACCATACGCACATCCATATTTTTTTGTGATCCTATGGCTTCGTGGCAAAAACCAGGTATAGAAAAGAACCACGAATATATACGTTCTGTTCTTCCCAAAGGCTCATCCTTTGATAAACTAACGCAATGGGATGTAACAAGACTTGCAAATCATATTAACAGTACAGCAAGAGCCAGTCTAAATGGTAGAACCCCATTAGAACTGGCTCAATTGCTACTGGAAAAACATGCATTAAATGCATTCGGACTAAGAGAGATATCCTGCGACGATATCATCCTAAAACCAAAACTGCTGAAATAGAAACACAAACCAAGAGTTAAAACTGCGGATAGAAACCTCAATATCAACTCTATTCCGAGTGGAATTTAGTTTTACAAAAAATCCTCCAGTCGGCTGTTTGCCATGCAATTTTTTCTTCAGAGCAATTTTCTGTATGCTTATTATACTATATTTCAGGCACAAAGAATATAGTTCAAAGACTTGATTTAGTGGAATTTACTCTTCATTGTGGAATTAAAATTTACAGTGGAATTTAACTTTTCAATTAACGCAAAATTAATAAAAGGTAACCAACGACATTTGTCCCTTGATGATCGAATTTACATTGAAAAAGCTTTGGAAAAATCTATTGCATTTAAAGACATTGCTTTATTTCTTTCCAAAGACCCTACAACAATTTCCAAGGAGGTTAAAAAACATCGTGTAGTAAAAACTAGAAATACGATATATATTCCTAATAATTGTATGTCAAGACAGGGATGTACTCTTACCGATATCTGTATTCCTTGTACTTCCCACAAATTCCATAGCAGATGTGCTAGCTGCTCTAACTGTAATAAATATTGTCCCAAATACGTACCTAATAACTGTTCTAAGCTTCTACGTGCACCCTTTGTTTGTAATGGATGTGATAAAAAGAATATTTGTCGAATGGACAAATACTATTATAGGGCCACTACTGCCCATAGTAAGTATAGAACAATTCTTTCCACATCCCGGGAAGGTATTAATTTAAGCGAAGACTCTCTCTCAGAACTTGATTCTTTAGTATCTCCACTCATTAAACAAGGACAACCTATCTCACACATTTTTCTAAGCAACTCGGATGTTATACCCTGTGGTAGAAGAACTCTTTATAATTACATTAATAACAATATCCTTACCGTCAGAAATATAGATTTACCTAGGAAAGTTAAATATAAGCCGAGGAAACGACATACTAACATAACCAAAGATCACAGCTGGAGAGAGGGTAGAAAATACTCTGATTTTCTTTCATTCTTGGGTGAACATCCTGATACCTCTGTTGTAGAAATGGACACTGTTGAGGGTACTAAAGGCGGGAAAGTTCTATTGACCATGCTTTTCCGAAATTCAAGATTCATGACCTTAATCCAGTTTGATGGACACAAGGAATCCCTATATAATAAAAACATGGAGGGATTCAAATGGCTGAGAGAAAAAAGTTTGATAAAGCATTCAAGGAACAGACCGTTGAAAAAATATTGGCAGGTGAAACAACAGCAAGCTTAATGGCAAAAGAAATTGGAGTGCACTACTCAACAGTAAGAGACTGGTTAATCGCTTATGAAAAGGATGGTTCAAGTGCCTTTCCAGGCAGTGGTAACCTTAAGCCTGACGATGATGAAATAAGAAAATTACGCAGGGAATTAGCTAACCTTAAAGAGGAAAATGAAATATTAAAAAAAGCCGCGGCCTATTTTGCGAAAAATCAGAAATAAACAAGTTTAATTTTATCTATAAACACCGCTTCATATTTCGGATTGCAAAGATGTGTCAGGCCCTTCAAGTATCAAGAAGCGGTTATTATGCATATTTTTCACGTAGCGAAAGTAATCGGAGCAAGTCAAATAGAGAGCTCCTTGAAACTATTAAAGAAATCCATAAAAAGAGTCATGGAATTTATGGTGCTCCTCAGATAACAAAGAATCTTCCGGAAAATCAGAAAGCCAGTAAAGGCCGTGTTGCAAGGTTAATGAAGGCAAACGGTATACGTTCCAAAGTGTCAAAGAAATATAAAGCGACTACGTACTCAAATCATAGTCTTCCTGTGGCAGATAACATTCTTAATAGAGAATTTACTGCCAGTAGACCTAACCAGAAGTGGGTATCAGATATTACGTATATTCCTACAAAAGAAGGTTGGCTTTATCTTGCTGGTGTAATGGACCTCTATGGACGTAGGCTTGTAGGATGGGCTATGGCGAACCATATGAGAACGGAGTTGGTATCTGCTGCTCTGAATCAAGCAATTGGAAGAACCGGTGCTAAAGAAGGATTAATAATTCATTCTGACCGGGGAATTCAATACGCCAGTAATGACTATCAAAATCTGCTAAAAAGATATGGATTTGTATGCAGTATGAGCAGAAAGGGCAATTGTTATGATAATGCCCCTATGGAATCTTTTTGGGGCAAACTTAAAATGGAATGGCTAAATGATTATAATTTTGAGACCAGAGCTGAGGCTAAAAAGGCTGTTTTTGAATACATAGAACTGTTTTATAACCGTAAAAGGACTCATTCAGCAAATGGATATATTCCCCCATTCGTGCTGAAGGAAATATCATAGATATTGTAAGAATTAATGAGATAAATAGTGATTCTTGCTGTCTATTTTATTGAGGCAAGGTCATCATGCTTGCTTTTTTACTCCCCTCTAAAACACAGGAAGCTGTTCTTGATATCCTTAACCGTTTAGAGGAAGCCATAAGTACTAAGGGATTTCAAAAGACCTTTCCAGTTTTTATGACCGATAATGGTCCTGAATTTACTAATCCTATCCTTCTTGAAACAGGTTTAAAATTCTTTACTAGGACAAGAATTTTCTACTGTGACCCAAATGCCTCTTATCAGAAAGGGGCACTTGAAAAGAACCATGAATTTATACGGTATATTGTTCCGAAAGGACACACTTTTGATAACTTTACTCAAGATGATATAACTTTCATGATTAATCATATCAACAGTACAGCTAGAGCTAGCTTAAATGGCCGAACCCCATTTGAGCTAGCCTCTCTGCTGCTTGATAAATGTGTGTTTGAGGTATTAGGGCTTCAAGAAATCAAAGCAAACGAAGTCATACTCAAACCTTATCTGTTAAAGAAATAATTAAAATTCTAATGTAAAATGCAGGCAAGCAAAACATAACATTTAGTCTCAATGACAAGTGGAATTTAGTCTTTCAACACATGATCCAGTTGTCTAATTAGCCTGCGATTTTTTACTTACTTAACAGTATTATTCTCCCTAACATAGAATAATTATATAACATTATTGAACAAAACAAAATGCACAAGCCTCTAAAAATGGAGTTTTCTTGTGCATTTACATCTAGATTTTTTTGGAATTTACTTTTTCACTTAACGATTTTATTATTTTTAAATATCTTAAAACCCCAAAATCAAAAGCTGAAAAATAAAACCAACAAGATAAACAAAAAAACTATAATTCACAAATATGTAAATAGTTGTAATTACTAATAACTGCTTATATAATTAATACAAATGAACTTTATTAGTTTCGAAATATGTTAAAAGCTTGGGGGAAGAAAATATTGAAAAAGAAGTTTTTAGTTATTGTAATTATTGCGTTGTTATCGTATTTAATCTATTGGTCATTTTTTGATATGGGTAGATTGCCCAAGGATAGACTAATATCCGAAGTAGAGTCACCTTCTGGGGAGTACAGTATAAAGGTATACATATCAGAATCATCCCTTTCTGCACCAGCTGTTTTAGGTGAATTGAATTATAAAAAAATAAAAAAGAAACCAAAGAATATTTACTGGGATTATAAGAAAGAAACCGCTGATATTAAATGGATTGATAATGTTACTGTTATAATAAATGGTCATAAGCTAAATATACTTCATGATACTTATGATTGGAGAAATAAGTAGTTCAAATGATTATTGTGGAAATAAAAAGAGATACCACTTAAATACATGATATCTCTTTTAATGAGTGTGTGAAATAATCTCTGTAAATAGCTTTCTATGATAATTTTATTAGAGTTGTGAAGGCCAGATGCTGGCTTTCATAACTTGTCTACAATATAATAGTAAATTAATGGCATGTCAATAGCACCCTTCCAAAAGGGTGTTTTTGATTGTCCTGATTTTATTGCTGAAGCCTGCCCTCATACATGATGGACAACTCACCGTAGACTTTACCCCAGTTACGGAGAGTCATAGTCCACTTCTTGGTTGCCTCAAAGGTTGCTAGATATAGGGCCTTTAAGAGGGCTGTGTCACTTGGAAATACGCTTCTTTGACGATTCAGACGACGATATGTGCTGTTCAGGCTTTCTATAGCATTGGTTGTGTAGATTACCTTGCGAACATCCGTAGAAAACTTGAAAATCGGGCTTAGGATATCCCAGTTCGTAGACCAACTCTTCATGGCGTTAGGATAACGGTCCTGCCACTTGTCCGTAATTTGCATCATACGCTCATATCCGGTCTCCTCTGTAGGGGCATGGTAGATTGTCTTCAGGTCATTAGCAAACTCCTTCTTATCTTTGTCTGCAACATATTTTAGTGTGTTTCTTACCTGATGGACTATGCAGCGTTGATACTCTGTTTCCGGAAAAGCTACAGCAATGGATTCCTTGATGCCACTCAGGCCATCTGCACAAAGTATAAGAATATCCTTGACTCCACGGTTCTTCAGTTCATTTAGGACACTAAGCCAATATTTACTGCTTTCATTTTGGCCTATCTGAATGCTTAACACTTCCTTTTGGCCTTCTTCATTGATTCCAAGAATGATGTATGCAGCCAGCTTCTTGATGACATTGTTGTCCCTAACAGAAAAGTGCACAGCATCTATGAATACAATTGGGTAAACGCTGGATAGTGGACGTTGTTGCCATTCCTCAATTTCTGGAAGCAGTTTGTTTGTGATATCGGATACCATGCCTTCACTAACTTCAAATCCGTAGATTTCTTCGATCTGGTCAGAGATCTGGCGAGTTGTCAAACCTCTTGCATACATAGCAATGATCTTTTGGTCAATGCTTGAGATATCCTTTTGACGCTTCTTCACGATTTGTGGCTCAAAGGAACATTCTCGATCTTGTGGAACGTCAATTTCCATCTTACCATATGTACTTTGTATTGATTTGGATTTTTTTCCGTTCCTGTAATTGGTGTTATTGGAACGTTCGTATGGCTCATAGCCTAAATGCTGATCCATCTCGGCTTCCAACATGCTCTGAATGGTACCCCCTAACAAGTCTTTAAGTGCTTCCTGGATGTCTTCTGCAGTCTTGA
It includes:
- a CDS encoding sensor histidine kinase — protein: MLEYILMNTLFSLLTAVLLLAFLKVVFRHRVSKLQIVIFLLSFGLGNGVITAIWMILFGTSSMVQIIKPILIFILSIALIKYLLKVTWPKTVASFLSIMVATGLGNLATPIILNLFGLTVTTKTIGESITLYFFANITTYIISMLIICIIPALFRELKNLNPVSILFCVTLIIIIVSGQIYGLTPNVKAFQLELIVLVILYVLVLFGYGKHQKEQALKEEKRQQEFYNESLKDTLQKLRHFKHDYNNHFSTLNFMLSNNKYEEARNYVSELSGNVSNINTAIYNIENVALFAIISSKLDKAKKSNIKFNLQVVGVVNSIPELKVSELCAIIGIFLDNAIEAAEESRERTIDMSIISYQDCIEILISNSCDQAPMIKKINLDGYSTKGSERGHGLAIVSNLLSDYKRFIWKTDFDETFMRFNQKLKIKKTSL
- a CDS encoding LytR/AlgR family response regulator transcription factor gives rise to the protein MLYLAILDDDANILVEHETRITNLFKKHKIDGEIVIATRDYRKFVEVVQNNKVNVAIIDINLKDNINGMHIAKQIRENNRDIEIIFFSGCLNYSQLAYEVKAHWFIEKPNWTFLEITLVNLNKEMLKYKRSVICIECNTGDREDYGKSFIALNDIDFIDRIGNKTCIHIDKDATSVKDTYFTSEGLAELKDRIGDERFQQCHKSIIINTEKIEHINSKYTIITLRSGVECDIGPKFRNYFREWRPLSLC
- a CDS encoding IS30 family transposase, which translates into the protein MSNLIPGNQKHLTLDNRIFIEKSLDNNMPFKEIAKYLCKDPTTISKEVKKHRALTPRNNFVSHNHCVHRGKCGLTNVCKRTVACKKQCRTCNACNTHCDQFKNEICSKVLKAPFVCNGCSKKAGCRLDKYFYKATQANRQYKTILVESRNGINISEDSLNQMDAIVTPLILQGQTPYQILKNHPEIKCSEKTIYNYIASGVLSVKNIDLPRKVKYKPRKQDRPKAKDTGIFEGRTYNDFMKYMEAHPETNVVEMDTVVGCEGSRKVLLTLFFRSCKLMLIYLLPDKTATSVKKTFDHLEEKMSPIGFYNTFPVILTDRGTEFSNPEGLECGIDNTIRTSIFFCDPMASWQKPGIEKNHEYIRSVLPKGSSFDKLTQWDVTRLANHINSTARASLNGRTPLELAQLLLEKHALNAFGLKEISCDDIILKPKLLK
- a CDS encoding helix-turn-helix domain-containing protein, with the protein product MEFNFSINAKLIKGNQRHLSLDDRIYIEKALEKSIAFKDIALFLSKDPTTISKEVKKHRVVKTRNTIYIPNNCMSRQGCTLTDICIPCTSHKFHSRCASCSNCNKYCPKYVPNNCSKLLRAPFVCNGCDKKNICRMDKYYYRATTAHSKYRTILSTSREGINLSEDSLSELDSLVSPLIKQGQPISHIFLSNSDVIPCGRRTLYNYINNNILTVRNIDLPRKVKYKPRKRHTNITKDHSWREGRKYSDFLSFLGEHPDTSVVEMDTVEGTKGGKVLLTMLFRNSRFMTLIQFDGHKESLYNKNMEGFKWLREKSLIKHSRNRPLKKYWQVKQQQA
- a CDS encoding IS3 family transposase (programmed frameshift) — protein: MAERKKFDKAFKEQTVEKILAGETTASLMAKEIGVHYSTVRDWLIAYEKDGSSAFPGSGNLKPDDDEIRKLRRELANLKEENEILKKAGGLFCEKSEINKFNFIYKHRFIFRIAKMCQALQVSRSGYYAYFSRSESNRSKSNRELLETIKEIHKKSHGIYGAPQITKNLPENQKASKGRVARLMKANGIRSKVSKKYKATTYSNHSLPVADNILNREFTASRPNQKWVSDITYIPTKEGWLYLAGVMDLYGRRLVGWAMANHMRTELVSAALNQAIGRTGAKEGLIIHSDRGIQYASNDYQNLLKRYGFVCSMSRKGNCYDNAPMESFWGKLKMEWLNDYNFETRAEAKKAVFEYIELFYNRKRTHSANGYIPPFVLKEIS
- a CDS encoding DUF5412 family protein, with protein sequence MKKKFLVIVIIALLSYLIYWSFFDMGRLPKDRLISEVESPSGEYSIKVYISESSLSAPAVLGELNYKKIKKKPKNIYWDYKKETADIKWIDNVTVIINGHKLNILHDTYDWRNK
- a CDS encoding IS256 family transposase, coding for MARRKNSMSEGKKNIIASLLQEYDIKTAEDIQEALKDLLGGTIQSMLEAEMDQHLGYEPYERSNNTNYRNGKKSKSIQSTYGKMEIDVPQDRECSFEPQIVKKRQKDISSIDQKIIAMYARGLTTRQISDQIEEIYGFEVSEGMVSDITNKLLPEIEEWQQRPLSSVYPIVFIDAVHFSVRDNNVIKKLAAYIILGINEEGQKEVLSIQIGQNESSKYWLSVLNELKNRGVKDILILCADGLSGIKESIAVAFPETEYQRCIVHQVRNTLKYVADKDKKEFANDLKTIYHAPTEETGYERMMQITDKWQDRYPNAMKSWSTNWDILSPIFKFSTDVRKVIYTTNAIESLNSTYRRLNRQRSVFPSDTALLKALYLATFEATKKWTMTLRNWGKVYGELSIMYEGRLQQ